A region from the Antennarius striatus isolate MH-2024 chromosome 24, ASM4005453v1, whole genome shotgun sequence genome encodes:
- the LOC137591460 gene encoding chloride intracellular channel protein 5-like, with translation MTDTATEEDKDPDIELFVKAGSDGESIGNCPFSQRLFMILWLKGVVFNVTTVDLKRKPADLHNLAPGTHPPFLTFQGEVLTDVNKIEEYLEEKLAPPKYPKLMAKNRESNAAGNDTFAKFSAYVKNTRPDKHRTLEKSLDKALAKLDEYLISPLPDEVQTGESKRKYLDGDELTLADCNLLPKLHVIKVVAKKYRNYNIPSEFRGVWRYLDNVSKRDEFTNTCASDAEIELAYKDVAKRLGK, from the exons ATGACGGATACAGCAACCGAGGAGGACAAGGACCCCGATATTGAGCTATTTGTCAAG GCTGGGAGTGACGGGGAGAGCATCGGAAACTGTCCCTTCTCTCAGCGCCTTTTCATGATCCTCTGGCTGAAAGGCGTCGTCTTCAACGTCACCACTGTCGACCTCAAGAG GAAACCAGCTGACCTGCACAACCTGGCTCCTGGGACACACCCGCCCTTCCTCACCTTCCAGGGGGAGGTTCTGACTGACGTCAACAAAATAGAAGAGtacctggaggagaagctggcaCCACCAAA GTATCCTAAACTGATGGCAAAGAATCGTGAATCCAACGCGGCCGGAAACGACACGTTTGCCAAGTTCTCGGCCTACGTCAAGAACACGAGACCAGATAAACATCGAA ctttAGAGAAGAGTCTAGACAAAGCTTTGGCTAAACTGGATGAGTATCTGATCAGTCCGCTACCTGATGAGGTTCAGACGGGGGAATCCAAGCGGAAATACCTGGATGGAGACGAGTTGACATTGGCTGACTGCAACCTCTTGCCCAAACTCCACGTCATCAAG gtggtTGCCAAGAAATACAGGAACTATAACATCCCATCTGAATTCAGAGGGGTGTGGCGTTACCTTGACAACGTCTCCAAGCGAGACGAGTTCACCAACACGTGCGCGTCCGATGCAGAAATAGAGCTGGCCTACAAGGATGTGGCAAAGAGGCTGGGGAAGTGA